One part of the Methylobacterium mesophilicum SR1.6/6 genome encodes these proteins:
- a CDS encoding transglutaminase-like domain-containing protein, with the protein MRYTLGCSLSYNILSDTTFIFNLEVAKLKSVEILSESLVLTPNLKRDLYVTPDLQNRYLGVNVPTGQFALEYNAEVDLTVHRADPATINETPIGQLPLDILPFLLPSRFVSSDRLTPFAQAEFGALPKGHARVNQICNWIHDHITYQPGTSDGETTADESLLKRAGVCRDFAHIGTAFCRALGIPARFVSCYAHGLVPSDFHAVFEAYLDGRWWLFDATRQADLDGLVRIGVGRDAAEIAFSTPFGNMQPVNQQVRIQRTDGQGSPMPRTVDAISTEIPAPHAGAA; encoded by the coding sequence ATGCGCTACACGCTTGGTTGCAGCCTGTCCTACAACATCCTCTCGGACACCACCTTCATCTTCAACCTGGAGGTGGCCAAGCTGAAGAGCGTCGAGATCCTGAGCGAGAGCTTGGTCCTGACGCCGAATCTGAAGCGCGATCTCTACGTCACGCCCGACCTGCAGAACCGCTATCTCGGCGTCAACGTGCCGACCGGCCAGTTCGCGCTGGAGTACAATGCCGAGGTCGACCTCACGGTGCACCGGGCTGATCCGGCGACCATCAACGAGACGCCGATCGGGCAATTGCCTCTCGATATCCTGCCGTTCCTGCTGCCGAGTCGCTTCGTCTCCTCCGACCGGCTGACCCCGTTCGCGCAGGCCGAGTTCGGCGCCCTGCCGAAGGGGCATGCCCGGGTCAACCAGATCTGCAACTGGATCCACGACCACATCACCTATCAGCCCGGCACCAGCGACGGTGAGACCACCGCGGACGAATCGCTGCTGAAGCGGGCCGGCGTCTGCCGGGACTTCGCGCATATCGGCACGGCCTTCTGCCGGGCACTGGGCATCCCGGCGCGCTTCGTGAGCTGCTACGCCCACGGCCTCGTCCCCAGCGACTTCCACGCGGTGTTCGAGGCCTATCTCGACGGCCGCTGGTGGCTGTTCGACGCCACCCGCCAGGCCGATCTCGACGGTCTGGTCCGCATCGGCGTCGGGCGGGATGCCGCCGAGATCGCCTTCTCCACGCCCTTCGGCAACATGCAGCCGGTCAACCAGCAGGTCCGCATCCAGCGCACGGACGGGCAGGGCAGCCCGATGCCCCGGACGGTGGATGCGATTTCGACCGAGATCCCGGCGCCCCATGCCGGCGCGGCCTGA
- the eutC gene encoding ethanolamine ammonia-lyase subunit EutC: MSDPAAIWSRLAGLTPARIGLGRAGSGLPTREVLRFGLDHAQARDAVHAPLDEPALTRALTDLGLAPLTVGSQAPDRATYLRRPDLGRRLATEDRAVLEARAAKADLAIVVADGLSARAVHENAAPLVSAFKPLVDKAGWTLAPVVIARQARVALGDEIGHALGARAVAVLIGERPGLSSPDSLGIYLTFGPRAGRSDAERNCISNVRPAGLTHDRAAFKLHWLLDRALAVCLTGVTLKDESDRALIDATAASVLPGPAHPSA, from the coding sequence ATGAGCGACCCGGCCGCGATCTGGAGTCGGCTCGCCGGCCTGACGCCCGCCCGGATCGGCCTCGGCCGCGCCGGCAGCGGCCTGCCGACCCGGGAGGTGCTGCGCTTCGGACTCGACCACGCGCAGGCCCGCGACGCGGTCCATGCGCCTCTCGACGAGCCGGCGCTCACCCGCGCCCTCACGGATCTCGGTCTCGCTCCGCTGACGGTCGGTTCGCAGGCGCCCGATCGGGCGACCTATCTGCGCCGGCCTGATCTCGGCCGCAGGCTCGCCACCGAGGATCGCGCCGTGCTCGAGGCCCGGGCTGCCAAGGCCGACCTCGCCATCGTGGTCGCGGACGGCCTCTCGGCTCGGGCGGTGCATGAGAACGCCGCGCCGCTGGTTTCGGCGTTCAAGCCGCTCGTCGACAAGGCCGGATGGACGCTGGCACCGGTCGTCATCGCCCGGCAGGCGCGGGTCGCTCTCGGCGACGAGATCGGCCACGCCCTTGGCGCCCGCGCAGTCGCCGTGCTGATCGGCGAGCGCCCGGGCCTCTCGTCCCCCGACAGCCTCGGCATCTATCTCACCTTCGGTCCCCGGGCGGGCCGCTCGGATGCCGAGCGCAACTGCATCTCGAACGTGCGGCCAGCCGGGCTGACGCACGATCGCGCGGCGTTCAAGCTTCACTGGCTGCTCGATCGCGCGCTGGCTGTCTGCCTCACCGGGGTGACGCTCAAGGACGAGAGCGACCGCGCCCTGATTGACGCGACCGCCGCCTCGGTTCTGCCCGGTCCGGCGCACCCATCGGCATAG
- a CDS encoding lactate utilization protein B: MSAEDLNPREREGVIHPEVRARHDESERSQDGARLQHAEAASKPIRAPKVREPQPRGAKIRGDRPINQAEAAERFLAAPLHQAAHDERLWDLRKKRDASAHGIPEWEELRELASQIKTHTLSHLDRYLEQFEAAAKANGVHVHWAKDGADHNRIVLEILRSHGARTLVKSKSMLTEECGFRHHMAANGIEVIETDLGERIQQLDNEEPSHVVAPAVHKTRMDVAEVFAKTLGTDPDNDDAHYLAESQRETTRPYILKADAGMTGCNFAIAETGSVVTCTNEGNADLSGNVPPLQIHSIGIEKIIPKVEHLGVFIRLLSRSALGSPITQYTSHFRAPRAGTEMHMVLVDNGRSERLGMEEFWTSLKCIRCGACMNTCPVYRRSGGLSYGATYSGPIGLIIDPTFNKRKYSTLPFSSTMNGSCTNVCPVKINIHEQIFAWRKVLVEEHQIPALKQGMMKAAGAVLSRPAAYRAAIGAADSALKVLPRFAVYNPLNTWGKKREMPDAPRQTFHAWYKQNRMKDTGR, encoded by the coding sequence ATGAGCGCCGAGGATCTCAACCCGCGCGAGCGCGAGGGCGTCATCCATCCTGAGGTGCGCGCCCGCCACGACGAGAGCGAGCGCTCCCAGGACGGAGCCCGGCTCCAGCACGCCGAGGCCGCCTCGAAGCCGATCCGCGCCCCGAAGGTCCGCGAGCCGCAGCCCCGCGGCGCCAAGATCCGCGGCGATCGCCCGATCAACCAGGCCGAGGCCGCCGAGCGCTTCCTCGCCGCGCCCCTGCACCAGGCCGCCCACGACGAGCGCCTGTGGGATCTGCGCAAGAAGCGCGACGCCTCCGCGCACGGCATCCCCGAGTGGGAGGAGCTGCGCGAGCTCGCCTCGCAGATCAAGACCCACACGCTCAGCCACCTCGACCGCTACCTCGAGCAGTTCGAGGCGGCCGCGAAGGCCAACGGCGTCCACGTCCACTGGGCGAAGGACGGCGCCGATCACAACCGGATCGTCCTGGAGATCCTGCGCAGCCACGGCGCCCGGACGCTGGTCAAGTCGAAGTCGATGCTCACCGAGGAGTGCGGCTTCCGCCACCACATGGCGGCCAACGGGATCGAGGTGATCGAGACGGATCTCGGCGAGCGGATCCAGCAGCTCGACAACGAGGAGCCCAGCCACGTCGTGGCTCCGGCGGTCCACAAGACCCGGATGGACGTGGCAGAGGTCTTCGCCAAGACGCTCGGCACCGACCCCGACAACGATGACGCCCACTATCTCGCCGAGAGTCAGCGGGAGACGACCCGGCCCTACATCCTGAAGGCCGATGCCGGCATGACCGGGTGCAACTTCGCCATCGCGGAGACCGGCTCGGTGGTCACCTGCACGAACGAGGGCAATGCCGACCTGTCCGGCAACGTGCCGCCGCTGCAGATCCACTCGATCGGCATCGAGAAGATCATCCCGAAGGTCGAGCACCTCGGTGTCTTCATCCGCCTGCTGTCGCGCTCGGCGCTCGGCTCGCCCATCACCCAGTACACCTCGCATTTCCGCGCGCCGCGGGCGGGCACCGAGATGCACATGGTGCTGGTCGATAACGGCCGCTCCGAGAGGCTCGGCATGGAGGAATTCTGGACTTCCTTGAAATGCATCCGCTGCGGCGCCTGCATGAACACCTGCCCGGTCTACCGCCGCTCGGGCGGTCTGTCGTACGGGGCGACGTATTCGGGGCCGATCGGCCTGATCATCGATCCGACCTTCAACAAGCGGAAGTACTCGACGCTGCCGTTCTCCTCGACGATGAACGGGTCCTGCACCAACGTCTGCCCGGTGAAGATCAACATCCACGAGCAGATCTTCGCGTGGCGCAAGGTCTTGGTCGAGGAGCACCAGATCCCGGCGCTCAAGCAAGGCATGATGAAGGCTGCAGGCGCGGTGCTGTCGCGCCCGGCGGCCTACCGGGCGGCGATCGGCGCGGCGGATTCCGCCCTCAAGGTGCTGCCGCGCTTCGCCGTCTACAACCCGCTCAACACCTGGGGGAAGAAGCGCGAGATGCCCGACGCCCCGCGCCAGACCTTCCACGCGTGGTACAAGCAGAACCGCATGAAGGACACGGGTCGATGA
- a CDS encoding LutC/YkgG family protein, which yields MSARDAILADIRRNRPAGDFPLPEVPIFAPLIGDDRLTEFGERLKRMGGRMAEPGADDVFAAVRERLDAAKVVASAVPELAGNRDLRGIRAPQEVEDVDIAVVRAVFGIAETGSVLFTQDQLIVNAVAYLAQHLVVLLDPADILPNVQAAYRRPEFGNSAYAVLHTGPSATADIEGVLIHGAQGVRSLTVLLLPRGA from the coding sequence ATGAGCGCCCGCGACGCCATCCTGGCCGACATCCGCAGGAACCGGCCGGCGGGCGATTTCCCGCTGCCCGAGGTTCCGATCTTCGCGCCGCTGATCGGTGACGATCGCTTGACGGAGTTCGGTGAGCGGCTGAAGCGCATGGGCGGCCGGATGGCCGAGCCCGGCGCCGACGACGTCTTCGCGGCCGTGCGCGAGCGGCTCGACGCCGCCAAGGTCGTCGCCTCGGCGGTGCCGGAACTCGCCGGAAACCGCGACCTGCGCGGCATTCGTGCCCCGCAGGAGGTCGAGGACGTCGACATCGCGGTGGTCCGCGCGGTCTTCGGAATCGCCGAAACCGGCTCGGTCCTGTTCACCCAGGACCAGCTCATCGTGAACGCGGTGGCCTACCTCGCCCAGCACCTCGTCGTGCTGCTCGATCCCGCCGACATCCTGCCGAACGTCCAGGCGGCCTATCGCCGACCCGAATTCGGCAATTCGGCCTACGCGGTGCTGCACACCGGCCCCTCCGCGACCGCCGACATCGAGGGCGTGCTGATCCACGGCGCGCAGGGCGTGCGGTCGCTGACGGTTCTGTTGCTGCCGAGAGGCGCCTGA
- a CDS encoding (Fe-S)-binding protein, whose amino-acid sequence MRVGLFVPCYVDAFEPEVGIATLELLERLGCTVEYPFDQTCCGQPMTNTGCHAEAAATEALFVKNFSGFDYVVAPSGSCVHQVREHLTAIPQTDEVRHVRASTYELVEFLHDVLEVESLPWARFPHKVAYHTNCNALRGIHHARPSELVKPYYSKPLDLLRLVDGVELVDLARPDECCGFGGTFSVFEPAVSAKMGYDKVADQNRAGAQYVVSADSSCLMHQKGCAERLGLPLKYIHIAQVLNGAAA is encoded by the coding sequence ATGCGGGTCGGCCTGTTCGTGCCGTGCTACGTCGACGCCTTCGAACCGGAGGTCGGGATTGCCACGCTGGAGCTGCTGGAGCGGCTCGGTTGCACGGTCGAATACCCGTTCGACCAGACCTGTTGCGGACAGCCCATGACCAACACCGGCTGCCATGCCGAGGCGGCCGCCACCGAAGCGCTGTTCGTGAAGAACTTCTCCGGCTTCGACTACGTCGTGGCGCCCTCCGGATCCTGTGTCCATCAGGTCCGCGAGCACCTGACCGCGATCCCGCAGACCGACGAAGTCCGCCACGTTCGTGCCAGCACCTACGAGCTGGTGGAGTTCCTGCACGACGTCCTCGAGGTGGAGTCGCTCCCCTGGGCGCGCTTTCCCCACAAGGTCGCCTACCACACCAACTGCAACGCCCTGCGCGGCATCCATCACGCGCGGCCGTCCGAACTGGTGAAGCCCTATTATTCGAAGCCCCTGGACCTTCTGCGCCTCGTCGACGGTGTCGAACTGGTCGACCTCGCCCGGCCCGACGAATGCTGCGGCTTCGGCGGCACCTTCTCGGTGTTCGAGCCCGCGGTCTCGGCCAAGATGGGCTACGACAAGGTCGCCGATCAGAACCGGGCCGGCGCCCAGTACGTCGTGTCGGCGGATTCCTCGTGCCTGATGCACCAGAAGGGCTGCGCCGAGCGCCTGGGTCTGCCGCTCAAGTACATTCACATCGCGCAGGTGCTGAACGGAGCCGCCGCATGA